A part of Fibrobacterota bacterium genomic DNA contains:
- a CDS encoding cytochrome P460 family protein, translating into MKPPALFASMTFGWMAMLTGANVAHPGDTPAAAAAPAAALPAHYATSLRRVGDALFDEKSGVTTVFVNELAGSVTGFSQERYPDGSVIVMEFAQPQRDGEGELMRDARGQPLKGKIDYLAVMRRIAGFGAIYADERAGEWEFSTYRPDGSALITPDKAVHCASCHRKAGSDRDFVYRIRTWSAP; encoded by the coding sequence ATGAAACCACCCGCATTGTTTGCTTCGATGACATTCGGCTGGATGGCCATGCTGACCGGCGCCAACGTCGCGCATCCCGGCGATACGCCAGCCGCGGCGGCCGCTCCCGCCGCCGCGCTTCCGGCCCACTACGCGACGAGCCTGCGCCGCGTGGGCGATGCGCTGTTCGACGAGAAATCCGGCGTGACCACCGTGTTCGTCAACGAGCTCGCGGGCTCCGTCACGGGTTTCTCGCAGGAGCGGTATCCGGACGGCTCCGTCATCGTCATGGAGTTCGCGCAGCCGCAGCGTGACGGCGAGGGCGAGCTCATGCGCGACGCGCGCGGGCAGCCGCTCAAGGGAAAAATCGACTATCTCGCTGTCATGCGACGCATCGCGGGGTTCGGCGCGATCTACGCCGACGAGCGCGCGGGCGAGTGGGAATTCTCCACGTATCGACCCGACGGCAGCGCGCTGATCACGCCCGACAAGGCGGTGCACTGCGCGAGCTGCCACCGCAAGGCAGGCAGCGATCGGGATTTCGTGTACCGGATCCGGACATGGTCCGCGCCGTGA
- a CDS encoding response regulator transcription factor — translation MTLRVLIVDDEPLARQRLQRILSSEEGLTLLAPCKDGRAAVAAILEQRPDLLFLDVQMPDLNGFEVLATVGPRQMPAVIFVTAHDRFALQAFEAEALDYLLKPFGAERVHKSLERARSFLAGGARRTLERQYAGLVRATSAAQEAPCILVKKRERVVVLRPEEIDFIEAWGDYVRLRVGTEIHVLRETLSACASSWPTESTIRWSCCAVVNSSRRARPISRICNAGSSPAAEPVAACGQFVAPRVALVANRFPAARPAR, via the coding sequence ATGACGCTGCGCGTGCTCATCGTCGATGACGAGCCGCTGGCGCGGCAGCGTCTGCAGCGCATCCTGAGCAGTGAGGAGGGCCTCACGCTGCTCGCGCCGTGCAAGGATGGACGCGCCGCCGTCGCGGCCATCCTCGAGCAACGCCCGGACCTGCTGTTCCTCGACGTGCAGATGCCCGACTTGAACGGCTTCGAGGTGCTGGCGACGGTCGGACCCCGGCAGATGCCGGCGGTGATCTTCGTCACGGCGCACGATCGCTTCGCGCTGCAGGCGTTCGAGGCCGAAGCGCTCGACTACCTGCTCAAGCCGTTCGGTGCGGAGCGCGTGCACAAGTCGCTGGAACGGGCGCGGAGTTTCCTCGCGGGCGGTGCGCGCCGCACGCTCGAGCGACAGTACGCCGGCCTCGTGCGCGCGACGTCCGCGGCCCAGGAGGCACCCTGCATTCTCGTGAAGAAGCGCGAGCGCGTGGTCGTGCTGCGTCCGGAAGAGATCGACTTCATCGAGGCCTGGGGCGACTACGTGCGACTGCGCGTCGGCACGGAAATACACGTGTTGCGCGAAACCCTCAGCGCGTGCGCGAGTTCGTGGCCGACCGAGAGCACGATCCGGTGGTCGTGTTGCGCAGTGGTGAACAGCTCGAGGCGAGCCCGGCCTATCTCAAGGATCTGCAACGCCGGCTCCAGCCCGGCGGCTGAGCCCGTCGCGGCGTGCGGCCAGTTCGTCGCGCCCCGCGTCGCCTTGGTCGCAAACCGCTTTCCGGCGGCCCGCCCGGCGCGTTGA
- a CDS encoding sensor histidine kinase, which produces MPLVFWWCRTVKDLSWSVRAPALALGSLIGLFLVPFLSQALQNVEYQLLPCAGCEPPLVPMSAESFRQAIRVAAVDLPIYAGFVLAWHAAIFYREARDRQIQAVELESLLHLAQLDALRSQLNPHFLFNSLHSMAELVHTDAKLAERLIVRLGELLRQALQGSTRHEVTLAEELDFIRGYVDIEQMRLGERLRVSWDIEPAVLEARVPSLVLQPLVENAIQHGIAAASAGGTLVIGARREGGFVRLEVHDDGPGLSRAEGERPQGIGLANTRARLERLYGARQSFEVQAADGFTIRLRLPFSIA; this is translated from the coding sequence GTGCCGCTGGTCTTCTGGTGGTGCCGGACGGTGAAAGACCTGTCGTGGAGCGTGCGCGCCCCGGCGCTCGCGCTGGGCTCACTGATCGGCCTGTTCCTGGTTCCGTTCCTCTCGCAGGCGCTGCAGAACGTCGAGTACCAGTTGCTTCCCTGCGCGGGCTGCGAGCCGCCGCTCGTGCCCATGTCGGCGGAATCGTTCCGGCAGGCGATACGCGTCGCCGCCGTCGACCTGCCCATCTATGCGGGCTTCGTGCTCGCCTGGCACGCGGCGATCTTCTACCGCGAAGCACGCGATCGCCAGATCCAGGCCGTCGAGCTCGAATCGCTGCTCCACCTGGCGCAGCTCGACGCGTTGCGCAGCCAGCTGAATCCCCATTTCCTCTTCAACTCGCTGCACTCGATGGCCGAGCTCGTGCACACGGATGCGAAGCTCGCCGAGCGCCTCATCGTGCGGCTCGGGGAATTGCTGCGGCAGGCGTTGCAGGGTTCGACGCGACACGAGGTGACGCTGGCCGAAGAGCTCGACTTCATCCGGGGCTACGTCGACATCGAGCAGATGCGGCTCGGCGAACGGCTGCGTGTGAGCTGGGACATCGAGCCGGCAGTGCTCGAGGCGCGTGTGCCGAGCCTCGTGTTGCAGCCCCTCGTCGAGAACGCCATCCAGCACGGCATCGCCGCGGCATCGGCCGGCGGTACGCTGGTTATCGGTGCGCGGCGCGAGGGTGGCTTCGTCCGCCTCGAGGTCCACGACGACGGTCCGGGACTGTCGCGCGCCGAGGGGGAGCGGCCGCAGGGCATCGGTCTCGCCAACACGCGTGCGCGTCTCGAGCGCCTGTACGGTGCACGGCAGTCGTTCGAGGTGCAGGCCGCCGACGGATTCACGATCCGTTTGCGCCTGCCGTTCTCCATCGCATGA